The Jiangella alba genome includes the window CGTAGCCCTCGAACGCCCGCGTCATGGCCTCGGCCGCCTGCTCGGACGTCAGCGTGGCGACCGGCCGCGCCGTCAGCACGCCGGCCCGGGTGGGAATCTCGTCCGCAGCGCTCACAGCACGATTGTCACCCGCGGACAGGAGTAGCGTGGCGGCAGGATCGGTCGGGGGCGCGCATGACGACTGCCGAGGCACGTGAACGGGGCCGGGCCGCGTTCGAGACGCGGGCCTGGGAGCGGGCGTACGCGCAGCTCACGGCCGCCGACGCCGCGGCGCCGCTGCCCACCACGGACCTCGAGCGGCTCGCCGTCGCGGCGTTCCTGGCGGGCCACGACGACGAGAGCGCGGCCCTGCAGGAGCGCGGCTACCGCGAGTTGCTGCGCGAGGGCCGGCCGCACGCGGCCGTCAGGTGTGCGTTCTGGCTGGCAATCGTGCTGATCAACCAGGGTGAGTTCGCGCGGGCGGCCGGCTGGCTGGCCCGCGCCGACCGCCTCCTCGACGACGCCGGGCGCGACTGCGCCGAGAGCGGCTACCTCCTCGCGGCCCGTGCCCGTCAGACGGTGGCCGGCGGCGACCCGGCCGTGGCCGCCGAGATGTTCGCCGAGGCCGTCGCCGTCGGACGGCGGCACGACGACACCGACCTCGTCGTCCTCGGCCGGATGGGCCGCGGCCGGGCGCTGATCGACCTCGGCAAGGTCCCCGAAGGGGTCGCGCTGCTCGACGAGGCGATGGTCGCGGTCACCGCCGGAGAGGCCGGCCCACTGCTCACCGGCATCGTCTACTGCACGGTCATCGACGCCTGCCGGGCGACGTTCGACGTGCGACGGGCCCGTGAGTGGACGGCGGCGCTCAGCCGCTGGTGCGACGCGCAGCCCGACCTCGTGCCGTTCCGCGGGGAGTGTCAGGTGCACCGCGTCCACGTCCTGCGCGACCAGGGCGCCTGGCGTGACGCGCTGGCCGAGGCCGGGCGGGCCTGCGTCCGGCTGTCCGACCCGCCGGGTCAGCCGGCCGCCGGCGCCGCCTATTACGAGCAGGCCGAGCTGCACCGGCTGCGCGGCGAGGTGGCCGCCGCCGAGGACGCGTACCGGCTGGCCGGGCTGAGCGGACTGGACCCGCAGCCCGGACTGGCGCTGCTCCGGCTCGGCCAGGGCCGGGTGGCGCCCGCCGTCGCCGGGCTGCGCCGTGCGCTCGACGAGACGCCGAGCCCGATCGAGCGG containing:
- a CDS encoding helix-turn-helix domain-containing protein, yielding MTTAEARERGRAAFETRAWERAYAQLTAADAAAPLPTTDLERLAVAAFLAGHDDESAALQERGYRELLREGRPHAAVRCAFWLAIVLINQGEFARAAGWLARADRLLDDAGRDCAESGYLLAARARQTVAGGDPAVAAEMFAEAVAVGRRHDDTDLVVLGRMGRGRALIDLGKVPEGVALLDEAMVAVTAGEAGPLLTGIVYCTVIDACRATFDVRRAREWTAALSRWCDAQPDLVPFRGECQVHRVHVLRDQGAWRDALAEAGRACVRLSDPPGQPAAGAAYYEQAELHRLRGEVAAAEDAYRLAGLSGLDPQPGLALLRLGQGRVAPAVAGLRRALDETPSPIERPALLTALVEALLAAGSVDEAAAAAAELAEIADSARVPVLAAMSAYATASVRLVRGDAGAALTAARRSWAGFHEVDTPYEAARARVLVGLACRDLGDADAARLELDAAVRTFRRLSAGPDLDRLRRLTDGGGAGARPGTVGSGSGPGLGLGAARGAGSVSEAGAAPGAAVGLTPRELEVLRLVAAGRSNRSIAATLVLSDKTVARHVSNIFAKLGVSSRAAATAFAYEHDLVAR